From one Pecten maximus chromosome 8, xPecMax1.1, whole genome shotgun sequence genomic stretch:
- the LOC117333264 gene encoding uncharacterized protein LOC117333264 — translation MLRWICTYVLLALYVAEVRGHGRLLEPPSRASMWRRGFHSPKNYNDNQLFCGGFYRQWSLNGGKCGVCGDPWDGPREHEAGGIYATGTITRNYTEGATIDIEIQVTASHHGFFEFRLCPNNDPSKPVTQECLDRHVLKQPDGKTRVIEVGRAQTYRAKLILPDRVTCSQCLLQWKWNTGNSYGCDAKRCCKGCGPQEQFYGCSDISIATESSQSNTGNTDESQNGSGAMTGGHELHTATGLGTVSGNQAHKPNFQHTDQMSTHQLLEVNNITSLPCKLFMVFCL, via the exons ATGCTGCGTTGGATCTGTACGTATGTGCTCCTTGCCCTTTATGTGGCCGAGGTCAGAGGTCACGGGAGGCTGTTGGAACCTCCTTCCCGTGCCAGTATGTGGAGACGTGGATTCCACTCTCCAAAGAACTACAACGATAATCAACTGTTCTGTGGGGGCTTCTAT CGCCAGTGGTCTTTAAATGGCGGGAAATGTGGAGTATGTGGGGACCCTTGGGATGGACCCCGTGAACACGAGGCCGGCGGAATCTACGCCACCGGAACAATAACTAGGAACTATACAGAGGGCGCCACCATCGACATTGAAATCCAGGTTACTGCATCACACCATGGGTTCTTTGAATTCAGACTGTGCCCAAATAATGACCCATCTAAACCTGTTACACAGGAATGTCTTGACCGGCATGTGCTGAAACAACCAGACGGCAAGACCAGAGTCATTGAGGTTGGGCGTGCACAGACTTACCGGGCAAAACTAATACTTCCTGACAGGGTCACGTGTTCACAGTGCCTCCTCCAATGGAAGTGGAACACAG GAAACTCGTACGGATGTGATGCCAAGCGATGCTGTAAAGGATGTGGCCCTCAGGAACAGTTCTATGGCTGCTCTGATATAAGCATCGCGACCGAGTCTTCTCAAAGCAACACCGGAAATACGGATGAGAGTCAAAACGGAAGTGGTGCGATGACGGGAGGCCACGAGTTACACACCGCCACAGGACTTGGTACAGTTTCCGGGAACCAAGCACATAAACCAAACTTTCAGCACACTGATCAAATGTCAACACATCAATTACTGGAGGTCAACAACATCACCAGCCTTCCCTGCAAGTTGTTCATGGTTTTTTGCCTATAA